The Candidatus Nitrosocosmicus arcticus genome includes a region encoding these proteins:
- the rplD gene encoding 50S ribosomal protein L4 — protein sequence MKTKLFDLTGNQTEDVDLPPLFNFPYRPEIIKKAFVNLYSHRFQKQGRYPAAGEIVSAESRNTGLGIARLARAKGEGFSRAGQAAGVAGVRKGRLAHPPESWKVTHKKLNKKENTIALLSALSSTRQSELIINRGHLIEGLKSFPIVVTNDLEDVGKTKNLLDVLRLLGLEEDVKRVEQSIKKRSGKAKRRGRPNRVGKSALIVVGNSDCEILKLDNSIPGIGIKCVKDISVLDLAPGARPIRLVVFSQNSLDELSNLRIPKNIILENST from the coding sequence ATGAAGACTAAACTATTCGACTTAACGGGTAATCAAACCGAAGATGTAGATCTACCTCCATTGTTTAATTTTCCATATCGTCCTGAGATTATTAAAAAAGCATTCGTTAATTTGTATTCTCACCGTTTCCAGAAACAGGGTAGGTATCCAGCTGCTGGGGAAATTGTGAGTGCCGAATCTAGGAATACAGGTTTAGGTATCGCCCGTCTTGCAAGAGCAAAAGGTGAAGGATTTTCTCGTGCAGGCCAAGCAGCCGGAGTAGCTGGTGTGAGAAAAGGCCGGCTCGCTCATCCACCCGAATCTTGGAAGGTCACTCATAAAAAACTAAACAAAAAGGAAAACACTATAGCTCTTCTCTCTGCTCTATCGTCAACCCGTCAAAGCGAACTAATAATCAACAGAGGTCACCTAATAGAAGGGTTAAAATCTTTTCCAATTGTAGTAACCAACGATTTGGAAGATGTGGGAAAAACCAAAAATTTGCTTGACGTTTTACGTCTACTAGGATTGGAAGAAGACGTTAAAAGAGTTGAACAATCCATTAAGAAGCGTTCTGGGAAGGCCAAGAGGAGAGGCCGTCCTAACCGAGTTGGAAAAAGTGCATTGATAGTTGTTGGTAACAGTGACTGTGAGATATTGAAATTGGATAATTCGATACCTGGGATTGGGATTAAGTGCGTAAAGGATATAAGTGTTTTAGATCTTGCACCCGGTGCCAGACCAATAAGGCTAGTGGTATTCTCGCAAAATTCATTAGATGAATTGAGTAATCTAAGAATTCCTAAAAATATAATTCTGGAGAACTCGACATGA